A DNA window from Xanthomonas campestris pv. campestris str. ATCC 33913 contains the following coding sequences:
- a CDS encoding PH domain-containing protein: MSAIDASTDDEQRLHPLSWLFVLLQQIRQFLIPLAALILFGSRDGSRDSADHLATGIVIAVLVAISVLRYFTYRYRIGSDGVAIRSGLLERSRRDIPFARIHNVVVHQSLLHRLAGVAEVRLESAGGHKPEAEMRVLRLDQALALEDLIRRRAHTAEPATAHQAPDVGTLLRLPTSEVIRLGLISNRGMVVVAAGFGVLYQMIPRRTVSNFVEHNGELAYRYVAQIHPGTAVTATLVVLGMLVVLVAMRALSVALAVAQYHGFHLSESERRLTVERGLLTRIRSSVALRRIQSWTLYESRLHALFGRRQLRVDTAVTTGDNDGAALKELAPIAEPQRCDALLQQLLPDVAWPPAAWQPVATHCWWRLSLPTVLLVLPLTAVLAWRFGAQASWLLLWLPWSAFKAYRQVQRMGYALDARYVAVRGGWWKRWWRLAELDKLQALQLQRSPLDRLSGTATLLLDTAGASATGPALRLRFVPLAHAQALQTQLGAALARRKLRW, translated from the coding sequence GTGAGCGCGATTGATGCGTCAACCGATGACGAACAGCGGCTGCACCCGTTGTCGTGGCTGTTCGTGTTGCTGCAGCAGATCCGCCAGTTCCTGATCCCGCTGGCGGCGTTGATTTTGTTCGGCAGCCGCGATGGCAGCCGCGACTCGGCCGATCACCTGGCGACCGGCATCGTGATCGCCGTCCTGGTGGCCATCTCGGTGCTGCGCTACTTCACCTATCGTTACCGCATCGGCAGTGACGGCGTGGCGATCCGCAGCGGCCTGCTGGAACGCAGCCGGCGCGACATCCCGTTCGCCCGCATCCACAACGTGGTGGTGCACCAATCGCTGCTGCACCGGCTGGCCGGCGTGGCCGAGGTGCGCCTTGAATCGGCCGGCGGGCACAAGCCGGAAGCGGAAATGCGCGTGTTACGGCTGGATCAGGCGCTGGCGCTGGAAGACCTGATCCGCCGCCGCGCGCACACCGCCGAGCCGGCCACTGCACACCAGGCGCCCGACGTCGGCACCTTGCTGCGCCTGCCCACCAGCGAGGTGATCCGCCTGGGGCTGATCTCCAACCGCGGCATGGTGGTGGTCGCCGCCGGCTTCGGGGTGCTGTACCAGATGATTCCGCGTCGCACGGTGTCCAACTTCGTCGAACACAACGGCGAACTGGCTTATCGCTATGTGGCGCAGATCCATCCCGGCACCGCCGTGACTGCGACGCTGGTGGTGCTCGGCATGCTGGTGGTGCTGGTCGCGATGCGGGCCCTGTCGGTGGCACTGGCAGTGGCGCAGTACCACGGCTTTCACCTGAGCGAATCCGAGCGCCGCCTGACCGTGGAACGCGGTCTGCTGACCCGCATCCGTAGCAGCGTGGCGCTGCGCCGCATCCAGTCCTGGACGCTGTACGAAAGCCGCCTGCATGCCCTGTTCGGACGCCGCCAGCTGCGCGTGGATACCGCCGTGACCACCGGTGACAACGACGGCGCCGCGCTGAAGGAACTGGCGCCGATCGCCGAGCCGCAGCGCTGCGACGCCCTGCTGCAGCAGCTGTTGCCCGACGTGGCCTGGCCGCCTGCGGCGTGGCAGCCGGTGGCCACGCATTGCTGGTGGCGGCTGAGCCTGCCCACCGTGCTGCTGGTGCTGCCACTGACCGCCGTGCTGGCCTGGCGTTTCGGTGCGCAGGCGAGCTGGCTGCTGCTGTGGCTGCCCTGGAGCGCCTTCAAGGCCTACCGCCAGGTGCAGCGCATGGGTTACGCGCTGGATGCGCGCTACGTAGCGGTGCGTGGCGGCTGGTGGAAGCGCTGGTGGCGGCTGGCCGAACTGGACAAGTTGCAAGCGCTGCAACTGCAGCGCTCGCCGCTGGACCGGCTCTCCGGCACTGCCACCTTGTTGCTGGATACCGCCGGTGCCAGTGCCACCGGCCCGGCCTTGCGGCTGCGCTTCGTGCCGCTGGCCCACGCGCAGGCCTTGCAGACCCAGCTCGGCGCTGCGTTGGCGCGTCGCAAACTCCGCTGGTGA
- a CDS encoding CDP-glycerol glycerophosphotransferase family protein: protein MMAEYLLFATERYALPILAPLAQALQASGQSVSAWFEDGARGLQVPGVREIGLRQALALRPRAVFSAANWVPPFVSGAKVQLFHGFNVQKREDNRGHFRVRGLFDLYCTQGPATTAPFRALAQREGHFAVAETGWPKLDPVFRDDGGRSAALRAPADGRPVILFGSTFTERLSAAPVLYEQIAADIARGTHYWLLTLHPKCAPALFERYRALAGPNARFVEPEEVMAAQRAADVLVSDTSSIVSEFVVQHKPVVTFRNRVPQPHMLDFQQPEELPQWLARALQPEAGVRAALAAYADAIHPFRDGLSSERVIAATEDFIAGEMGRLRRKPLGAQWRALQIRRALGYWGPSRR from the coding sequence GTGATGGCCGAATACCTGCTGTTCGCAACGGAGCGTTACGCGTTGCCTATTCTGGCGCCATTGGCGCAGGCATTACAGGCCTCCGGCCAGTCGGTGTCGGCCTGGTTCGAAGATGGCGCGCGCGGGCTGCAGGTGCCTGGCGTGCGCGAGATTGGCCTGCGGCAAGCGCTGGCGTTGCGCCCACGTGCGGTGTTCAGTGCCGCCAACTGGGTGCCGCCGTTCGTGTCCGGCGCCAAGGTGCAGCTGTTTCACGGCTTCAACGTGCAAAAACGGGAAGACAACCGCGGGCATTTCCGGGTGCGCGGGCTGTTCGATCTGTATTGCACGCAGGGCCCGGCCACCACCGCCCCGTTTCGTGCATTGGCCCAGCGCGAAGGCCATTTCGCGGTGGCCGAGACCGGCTGGCCCAAACTGGACCCGGTGTTTCGCGATGACGGTGGACGCAGCGCCGCGTTGCGCGCGCCGGCTGACGGGCGCCCGGTCATCCTGTTCGGCTCCACTTTTACCGAGCGGCTGAGCGCGGCGCCGGTGTTGTACGAACAGATTGCCGCGGACATCGCACGCGGCACGCATTACTGGCTGCTCACCTTGCATCCCAAATGTGCGCCGGCGCTGTTCGAGCGTTATCGCGCGCTGGCCGGGCCCAATGCGCGTTTTGTCGAGCCTGAAGAGGTCATGGCCGCGCAGCGCGCTGCCGATGTGCTGGTCTCGGACACCTCTTCGATCGTGTCCGAGTTCGTGGTGCAGCACAAACCGGTGGTGACCTTCCGCAACCGTGTGCCGCAGCCGCACATGCTGGATTTCCAGCAGCCCGAGGAATTGCCGCAGTGGCTGGCGCGCGCGCTGCAGCCAGAGGCGGGCGTGCGTGCGGCGCTGGCCGCGTACGCGGATGCGATCCATCCGTTTCGCGATGGGCTGTCGTCCGAGCGCGTGATCGCCGCCACCGAAGACTTCATCGCCGGCGAGATGGGCCGCTTGCGCCGTAAACCGCTGGGGGCGCAATGGCGGGCCCTGCAGATCCGTCGCGCGCTTGGCTATTGGGGCCCGTCGCGGCGCTAA
- a CDS encoding glycosyltransferase family 2 protein, producing the protein MSSSTAPDERPRISACIIAFNEADRLRDCLTSLAFCDEIVVVDSGSTDATAAIASAHGARVLHRAFDGYRSQKAFCVAQASHDWVLCLDADERVSDALRASILAARDAGFNAAAGYRFARLSEYFGRFLRHGNAYPDRVLRLFDRRRGGWRGKREIHEAASVDGTVATLRGDLIHHPYRSLMQQLGKTQRYAQMMAEYDYARGKRATWSKLVLAPAWRFWRGYLLRGGFRDGWHGLIYAYVRANYVRQKTIMLWLLQQGQPVQDPPRAPDQRAD; encoded by the coding sequence ATGTCCTCATCGACCGCCCCAGACGAACGGCCTCGCATTTCCGCCTGCATTATCGCGTTCAACGAAGCCGATCGCCTACGCGACTGCCTGACCTCGCTGGCGTTCTGCGATGAGATCGTGGTGGTCGACTCCGGCTCCACCGATGCCACTGCCGCCATTGCCAGCGCGCACGGCGCGCGCGTGCTGCACCGTGCGTTCGACGGCTACCGTAGCCAGAAGGCATTTTGCGTGGCGCAGGCCAGTCACGACTGGGTGCTGTGCCTGGACGCGGACGAGCGCGTGAGCGATGCATTGCGCGCCTCGATCCTCGCCGCGCGCGATGCCGGATTCAACGCGGCGGCCGGCTATCGCTTCGCACGCCTTTCCGAGTATTTCGGGCGGTTCCTGCGCCACGGCAATGCGTATCCGGACCGCGTGCTGCGGTTGTTCGACCGGCGCCGCGGCGGCTGGCGCGGCAAGCGCGAGATCCACGAAGCCGCCAGCGTGGATGGCACCGTGGCCACCTTGCGCGGTGACCTGATCCATCACCCCTACCGCTCGCTGATGCAGCAGCTCGGCAAGACCCAGCGCTATGCGCAGATGATGGCCGAGTACGACTACGCCCGTGGCAAACGGGCGACCTGGAGCAAGCTGGTGCTCGCGCCAGCGTGGCGCTTCTGGCGCGGCTATCTGCTGCGCGGTGGTTTTCGCGATGGCTGGCACGGGCTGATTTACGCCTACGTACGTGCCAACTATGTGCGCCAGAAGACCATCATGTTGTGGCTGTTGCAGCAGGGCCAACCGGTGCAAGACCCGCCGCGCGCACCTGATCAGCGCGCGGACTGA
- a CDS encoding O-antigen ligase family protein yields the protein MNSLPSPHPPLSPAVPVASRAALRLAELGVFVLTALVVNMPSGLLPFGVCLLGGTLLGWRSLRAGLATQGWSLRVLTGLTAVVIAMSVLSIVLFEPSVRDVENRSRFLVLPWAALWAYALQPRQVWLWRGALAGVFAAMLVAILQVMNGAERAEGWTNAIVFADIALMLLVVAIFCRPNGQVRWLLGAAVAAVAVIVLSGSRGVWLSLLVTLGVLVWGAPWQSARMRLLAFVGGAVVCVGLVLSVPGLTEQLRIGELQSDFQRYEVGDADSSAGARIERLHVAWDTLQAHPLTGVGVGRFDDAMRELPLCAGDTWLLRCHLGHAHNDLAEWGATQGIPGLLLLIAVYGVPLWMFVRLHRRSGQRQFRGPAAAGVMIVISYALCGLTQSMFAHQVSASFYAAMVGILAGLAARQAQQHATAASPLAQSAR from the coding sequence ATGAATTCCTTGCCCTCACCGCACCCGCCCCTGTCGCCCGCCGTTCCTGTCGCATCGCGTGCCGCGCTGAGATTGGCCGAGCTGGGCGTGTTCGTGCTCACGGCGCTGGTGGTGAACATGCCCAGCGGCTTGCTGCCGTTCGGCGTGTGCCTGCTGGGCGGCACGCTGCTGGGGTGGCGCAGCCTGCGCGCGGGCCTGGCCACGCAGGGCTGGTCGTTGCGGGTGCTGACTGGCCTGACCGCGGTGGTGATCGCGATGTCGGTGCTGTCGATCGTGTTGTTCGAGCCTTCCGTACGCGATGTGGAAAACCGTTCGCGCTTTCTGGTGCTGCCGTGGGCAGCGCTGTGGGCGTATGCACTGCAGCCGCGGCAGGTCTGGCTGTGGCGCGGCGCGCTGGCCGGCGTGTTCGCGGCGATGCTGGTGGCGATATTGCAGGTGATGAACGGTGCCGAGCGCGCAGAGGGCTGGACCAACGCGATTGTCTTTGCCGACATTGCGCTGATGTTGCTGGTGGTGGCCATCTTCTGCCGCCCGAATGGCCAGGTGCGCTGGTTGCTGGGCGCGGCGGTGGCTGCGGTGGCGGTGATCGTGCTGAGCGGTAGCCGTGGCGTGTGGTTGTCGTTGCTGGTGACCCTGGGTGTGTTGGTCTGGGGCGCGCCCTGGCAGAGCGCACGCATGCGATTGCTGGCGTTCGTCGGCGGCGCGGTGGTGTGCGTTGGCCTGGTGCTCAGCGTGCCGGGGCTCACCGAACAGCTGCGCATCGGCGAGCTGCAAAGTGATTTTCAGCGCTACGAAGTCGGCGACGCCGATTCGTCTGCCGGTGCGCGCATCGAGCGCTTGCACGTGGCCTGGGACACCTTGCAGGCGCATCCGTTGACGGGTGTGGGCGTGGGGCGCTTCGATGATGCAATGCGCGAGCTGCCACTGTGCGCGGGCGACACCTGGTTGCTGCGCTGCCATCTGGGCCACGCGCACAACGATCTGGCCGAGTGGGGCGCCACCCAGGGTATTCCCGGGTTGCTGCTGCTGATCGCGGTGTACGGCGTGCCGCTGTGGATGTTCGTGCGCCTGCACCGTCGCAGCGGGCAGCGTCAATTTCGTGGGCCGGCCGCGGCAGGGGTGATGATCGTGATCAGCTATGCGCTGTGCGGGCTGACCCAATCGATGTTCGCCCATCAGGTCTCGGCCAGCTTTTATGCGGCGATGGTGGGCATCCTGGCGGGGCTGGCCGCGCGTCAGGCGCAGCAGCATGCCACTGCCGCATCGCCATTGGCTCAGTCCGCGCGCTGA
- a CDS encoding ArnT family glycosyltransferase translates to MLKTRASKDVWLLAITAVLVIGAGLGLRDPWPSDEPRFALVAKQMVLSGDWLFPHRGNELYSDKPPMLMWLQAAFYTLLGNWRVAFLLPSLLAALGTLACVYDLGRRLWTRRVGAYAAWMLLFTLHFTFQAKKAQIDPLVVFWITLANYGLLRHLLLGPAWRWWTLGWFAAGLGVITKGVGVIALLMLIPAGIAALRGWPGVQVRVRDKRFWLGPVFFFVAILLWFVPMVVTALTAGEPEYRVYLNDILLRQTAKRYANSWDHAQPVWYHLKGMATMWMPVILLLPWAVPAWRRRLRRRDPRYLLPLAWWLLVLVFFTIPNGKRDVYILPALPMFCLALAPLAPGLLRRVGVQRVLFGFALLLTVAFGAGGLAMLIGHPGFEQKIMDSRGVGSEATDPLGWVLLAVSLWGAASLLLLRVRRSALAVASLLGAWWVAFGLICYPIFNDSSSAGAVMREAGRRIGPQAQLGLVAWKEQNLLMADRPAQTFGFKVPWETQLQQGVAWQAQQPAQRWLLVQETALLGCVDRTASQVVGVANRRKWWLVPGSAVHGPCVANATEKVVEAKEQGNLDTE, encoded by the coding sequence ATGCTCAAGACCCGCGCTTCCAAGGATGTCTGGCTGCTCGCCATCACCGCGGTGCTGGTGATCGGCGCCGGCCTGGGCCTGCGTGACCCCTGGCCATCGGACGAGCCACGCTTTGCGCTGGTCGCCAAACAGATGGTGCTGAGCGGCGACTGGTTGTTCCCGCATCGCGGCAACGAGCTGTATTCGGACAAGCCGCCGATGCTGATGTGGCTGCAGGCCGCGTTCTACACGCTGCTGGGCAATTGGCGGGTGGCGTTCCTGCTGCCGTCGTTGCTGGCGGCGCTGGGCACGCTGGCTTGTGTCTACGACCTGGGCCGGCGGCTGTGGACGCGGCGCGTCGGCGCCTATGCGGCGTGGATGCTGTTGTTCACGCTGCACTTCACGTTTCAGGCCAAGAAGGCGCAGATCGATCCGCTGGTGGTGTTCTGGATCACCCTGGCCAATTACGGGCTACTGCGGCACCTGCTGCTGGGGCCTGCGTGGCGCTGGTGGACATTGGGCTGGTTCGCTGCAGGACTAGGCGTCATCACCAAGGGCGTGGGCGTGATTGCGCTACTGATGCTGATTCCGGCCGGTATCGCCGCGTTGCGTGGCTGGCCCGGCGTGCAGGTGCGGGTGCGCGACAAGCGGTTCTGGCTTGGCCCGGTGTTTTTCTTCGTCGCGATCCTGCTGTGGTTCGTGCCGATGGTGGTCACCGCGTTGACCGCCGGCGAGCCCGAATACCGCGTCTACCTCAACGACATCCTGCTGCGGCAAACCGCCAAGCGCTACGCCAACTCGTGGGATCACGCGCAACCGGTGTGGTACCACCTCAAGGGCATGGCCACGATGTGGATGCCGGTGATCCTGCTACTGCCCTGGGCGGTGCCGGCCTGGCGGCGTCGGCTGCGGCGACGCGATCCGCGCTACCTGTTGCCGCTGGCCTGGTGGCTGCTGGTGCTGGTGTTCTTCACCATTCCCAATGGCAAGCGCGACGTGTACATCCTGCCGGCACTGCCGATGTTCTGTCTGGCGCTGGCGCCATTGGCGCCGGGGCTGTTGCGCCGCGTTGGCGTGCAGCGGGTGCTGTTCGGATTTGCGCTGCTGTTGACCGTGGCCTTTGGCGCGGGCGGATTGGCGATGCTGATCGGCCACCCGGGCTTCGAACAGAAAATCATGGACAGCCGCGGCGTGGGCAGCGAAGCCACCGACCCGCTGGGCTGGGTGCTGCTGGCAGTGTCGCTGTGGGGCGCTGCCAGCCTGCTGTTGCTGCGCGTGCGGCGCTCCGCGCTGGCGGTGGCGTCCTTGCTCGGCGCGTGGTGGGTGGCGTTCGGGCTGATCTGCTACCCGATCTTCAACGACTCCAGCTCGGCCGGCGCGGTGATGCGCGAGGCCGGGCGCCGGATCGGGCCGCAGGCGCAGCTCGGTCTGGTGGCATGGAAGGAGCAGAACCTGCTGATGGCCGACCGGCCGGCACAGACCTTCGGCTTCAAGGTGCCCTGGGAGACGCAGCTGCAGCAGGGCGTGGCCTGGCAGGCGCAGCAGCCGGCCCAGCGCTGGTTGCTGGTGCAGGAGACCGCGCTGCTGGGCTGCGTCGATCGCACTGCCAGCCAAGTGGTGGGCGTGGCCAACCGGCGCAAATGGTGGCTGGTTCCGGGCAGTGCCGTGCATGGGCCGTGCGTGGCCAATGCGACCGAGAAGGTGGTCGAAGCGAAGGAGCAGGGCAACCTGGACACCGAGTGA
- the rsmB gene encoding 16S rRNA (cytosine(967)-C(5))-methyltransferase RsmB, which translates to MAAETAAAGVASRLAAARILAAVFDQGRSLKAELTAALPGVSDPRDRALVEAICFAVLRRRPAYDVALRQWLERPLPPRDAELKALLMAGFAQLDVLQLPAHAALSATVEACRALGRPRQAGMVNAVLRRAQREGFPAVADDAGWPSWLRKQLRADWGDQAEAIFVESARMAPMWLRVPRARVSPAEYVARLAEQGITAHTDPVLADAVRLDTAVPVSQLPGFAQGDVSVQDGSAQQVADALALAPAARVLDACAAPGGKAAHLLERHPQLQLTALDVDARRLERVRQTVQRTAPDRTVRLHPADAADTAAWWDGQPFDAVLLDAPCSATGVVRRQPDVLLHRRADDIDALCALQARLLEACWRTLRPGGQLLYTTCSLLKRENQTQIEAFLQRTADAQAQPLGAQFGHAAGAGRQRFPGEQQCDGFFYALLLKAS; encoded by the coding sequence ATGGCCGCCGAAACCGCGGCAGCCGGTGTCGCCTCGCGCCTGGCCGCTGCCCGCATCCTGGCGGCGGTGTTCGACCAGGGGCGTTCGCTGAAAGCCGAGCTGACCGCCGCGCTGCCGGGCGTCAGTGATCCGCGCGACCGTGCTTTGGTTGAAGCGATCTGTTTTGCGGTACTGCGCCGCCGCCCGGCCTATGACGTGGCATTGCGGCAATGGCTGGAGCGCCCGCTGCCGCCGCGCGATGCCGAGCTCAAGGCGCTGCTGATGGCCGGTTTCGCGCAATTGGATGTCTTGCAGTTGCCCGCACACGCCGCCTTGTCGGCCACTGTGGAGGCCTGCCGCGCGCTGGGCCGCCCGCGTCAGGCCGGCATGGTCAACGCGGTGCTGCGGCGCGCGCAACGCGAGGGCTTCCCCGCTGTTGCCGACGATGCCGGCTGGCCGTCGTGGCTGCGCAAGCAATTGCGCGCGGACTGGGGCGACCAGGCCGAAGCGATCTTTGTGGAAAGTGCCCGCATGGCACCGATGTGGCTGCGTGTACCGCGCGCCCGTGTGAGCCCTGCCGAGTATGTTGCACGGCTGGCCGAGCAGGGCATCACCGCGCACACCGACCCGGTGCTGGCCGATGCCGTGCGCCTGGACACCGCGGTGCCGGTGAGCCAACTGCCCGGCTTTGCGCAAGGCGATGTGTCGGTGCAGGACGGCTCGGCCCAGCAGGTGGCCGATGCGCTGGCCCTGGCACCCGCAGCGCGGGTGCTCGATGCCTGCGCAGCGCCCGGTGGCAAGGCAGCGCACTTGCTCGAGCGTCACCCGCAGCTGCAGCTCACTGCGCTGGATGTGGATGCGCGCCGTCTGGAGCGTGTTCGGCAGACCGTGCAGCGGACCGCGCCCGATCGCACGGTGCGCCTGCACCCCGCCGATGCGGCCGACACCGCCGCCTGGTGGGACGGGCAGCCGTTCGATGCGGTGCTGCTGGATGCGCCGTGTTCGGCCACCGGCGTGGTGCGCCGCCAGCCCGATGTGCTGTTGCATCGGCGGGCAGACGACATCGATGCGCTGTGCGCCCTGCAGGCCCGTCTGCTGGAAGCCTGCTGGCGCACCTTGCGGCCGGGCGGGCAGTTGCTTTACACCACCTGCTCGCTGCTCAAGCGCGAAAACCAGACGCAGATTGAGGCCTTCCTCCAGCGCACCGCCGATGCGCAGGCGCAGCCGCTGGGTGCGCAATTCGGCCATGCCGCCGGTGCGGGACGGCAGCGCTTTCCTGGCGAACAGCAGTGCGACGGTTTTTTCTACGCGCTTTTGCTAAAAGCTTCCTGA
- the fmt gene encoding methionyl-tRNA formyltransferase, with translation MRIVFAGTPDFAVASLRAAAQRHEVVAVYTQPDRPAGRGRGLTPSPVKLDAIARGIPVFQPQTLRSPEALATLRALQPDLMVVVAYGLILPKAVLAAPTHGCWNVHASLLPRWRGAAPIQRAIEAGDTETGVCLMQMEAGLDTGPVLLSQRVEIGEQETGGQLHDRLAALGAQVLSDGLGLLRAGIRPVAQPQPAEGVTYAHKLDKAQARLDWAQPAEELARRVRAFNPWPVAEAILAGERVRLHGAVALDLAHQQAPGTLLAASKQGIDIACGQGALRVRVLQREGGKAITAADYLNARRDLPALR, from the coding sequence ATGAGAATTGTCTTCGCCGGTACGCCGGACTTCGCTGTCGCCTCCTTGCGCGCAGCCGCGCAGCGGCATGAAGTGGTCGCGGTGTATACCCAGCCGGATCGCCCTGCAGGCCGCGGCCGCGGGCTGACGCCATCGCCGGTCAAACTGGACGCTATTGCACGCGGTATCCCGGTCTTTCAGCCGCAGACGCTGCGCTCGCCCGAGGCCCTGGCCACCTTGCGCGCGCTGCAGCCGGACTTGATGGTGGTGGTGGCGTATGGCCTGATCCTGCCCAAGGCCGTGCTGGCCGCGCCCACGCATGGCTGCTGGAACGTGCATGCCTCGTTGCTGCCGCGCTGGCGTGGCGCCGCACCGATCCAGCGTGCGATCGAGGCTGGCGACACCGAAACCGGTGTCTGTCTGATGCAGATGGAAGCCGGCCTGGATACCGGCCCGGTGCTGTTGTCGCAGCGCGTCGAAATTGGCGAGCAGGAAACCGGCGGGCAATTGCATGATCGCCTGGCCGCGTTGGGCGCGCAGGTGCTGTCCGATGGCCTGGGTCTGTTGCGTGCCGGCATCCGCCCGGTCGCACAGCCGCAGCCGGCCGAGGGCGTGACTTACGCGCACAAGCTGGACAAGGCGCAGGCGCGCCTGGACTGGGCGCAGCCGGCCGAGGAATTGGCTCGGCGTGTGCGGGCATTTAATCCATGGCCGGTAGCCGAAGCGATCCTGGCTGGCGAACGCGTGCGTCTGCATGGCGCGGTGGCGCTGGACCTGGCGCATCAGCAGGCCCCGGGCACGCTGCTGGCGGCCAGCAAGCAAGGCATCGACATCGCCTGCGGCCAGGGCGCGCTGCGGGTGCGGGTGCTGCAGCGCGAAGGCGGCAAGGCGATCACCGCCGCCGATTACCTCAACGCGCGGCGCGACCTGCCGGCGCTGCGTTGA
- the def gene encoding peptide deformylase: MALLPILEFPDPRLRTKAVPVDAAEVVSPAFQTLLDDMFQTMYEAPGIGLAASQVDVHKRFMVIDVSEEKDAPQVFINPEIVTRQGEQVYQEGCLSVPGIFADVSRADAITVRYLDRQGQPQELSTDGLLAVCIQHEMDHLDGKLFVDYLSPLKREMVRKKLAKLRKHVA; the protein is encoded by the coding sequence ATGGCTTTGCTCCCCATTCTCGAATTTCCCGATCCGCGGCTGCGCACCAAGGCCGTGCCGGTCGATGCGGCCGAGGTCGTCAGCCCGGCGTTCCAGACCTTGCTCGATGACATGTTCCAGACCATGTACGAGGCGCCCGGCATCGGCCTGGCCGCCAGTCAGGTGGACGTGCACAAGCGTTTCATGGTGATCGACGTCAGCGAGGAGAAGGATGCCCCGCAGGTGTTCATCAACCCCGAGATCGTCACCAGGCAGGGCGAGCAGGTGTACCAGGAAGGCTGCCTGTCGGTGCCCGGCATCTTTGCCGATGTCAGCCGCGCCGATGCGATCACCGTGCGCTATCTGGACCGCCAGGGGCAGCCGCAGGAACTGAGCACCGATGGCCTGCTGGCGGTGTGCATCCAGCACGAAATGGACCATCTGGACGGCAAGCTGTTCGTGGACTATCTGTCGCCGCTCAAGCGCGAGATGGTCCGCAAGAAACTGGCCAAACTGCGCAAGCATGTGGCGTGA
- a CDS encoding LysM peptidoglycan-binding domain-containing protein gives MLNRLRTVVAAAMLTVATYAAAQAVGEHPDTYVVRKGDTLWDIAGRFLEKPWLWPEIWQANPQIQNPHLIYPGDVISLAYLDRVAKGTVQPGPRQEAPINAIPLADVEPFLKNLRVVEDFDELPYVVGLEDSRSRATKGQLAYVVGLDEAQPGQRYAVVRPTVKFSLPKHNEELDAAGNITQGAGNIWKSYIAPSTRREFLGYELTQVNIGTITRSAAAGNSKAATLLLQDSGREVRAGDRIIAVEAQPYDLQFIPHPPSEQAVQTELRVLAIADAFTAGGTRDVIAISGGAREGIDNGTVFSIWRKGRTVSDRVKHSRFSRADDGFSGPSSSTVGLPDEYAAHAMVFRTYDRVSYALVMESVKPTGLGYFVKHPDAK, from the coding sequence ATGTTGAACCGACTTCGTACGGTCGTCGCCGCGGCGATGCTGACCGTCGCGACCTACGCTGCCGCGCAAGCGGTGGGCGAACATCCAGATACCTATGTGGTCCGCAAGGGGGATACCCTTTGGGATATCGCTGGCCGCTTTCTGGAAAAACCGTGGCTGTGGCCGGAAATCTGGCAGGCCAATCCGCAAATCCAGAATCCGCATCTGATCTACCCGGGTGACGTGATCAGCCTGGCCTACCTGGACCGCGTCGCCAAGGGCACCGTACAGCCCGGCCCGCGCCAGGAAGCACCGATCAACGCCATTCCGCTGGCCGACGTCGAGCCGTTCCTGAAGAACCTGCGCGTGGTCGAAGACTTCGACGAGCTGCCGTATGTGGTGGGTCTGGAGGACAGCCGCTCGCGTGCCACCAAGGGCCAGCTGGCCTACGTGGTCGGCCTGGACGAGGCTCAGCCCGGTCAGCGCTACGCAGTGGTGCGCCCCACCGTGAAGTTCAGCCTGCCCAAGCACAACGAAGAGTTGGATGCGGCTGGCAACATCACGCAGGGCGCGGGCAACATCTGGAAGAGCTACATCGCACCCAGCACCCGCCGCGAGTTCCTCGGCTATGAGTTGACCCAGGTCAACATCGGCACGATCACCCGCAGCGCCGCCGCCGGCAATTCCAAGGCCGCCACCCTGTTGTTGCAGGACAGTGGCCGCGAAGTCCGGGCGGGCGATCGCATCATCGCGGTCGAAGCGCAGCCCTACGACCTGCAGTTCATTCCACATCCGCCGTCCGAACAGGCCGTGCAGACCGAACTGCGCGTGCTGGCCATCGCCGATGCGTTCACCGCAGGCGGCACCCGCGACGTGATCGCCATTTCCGGCGGCGCCCGCGAGGGCATCGACAACGGCACGGTGTTCTCGATCTGGCGCAAGGGCCGCACGGTCAGCGACCGCGTGAAGCATTCGCGCTTCTCGCGTGCAGATGATGGGTTCAGCGGCCCGTCCAGTTCCACGGTCGGCCTGCCGGACGAATATGCCGCGCACGCGATGGTGTTCCGCACTTACGACCGGGTCAGCTACGCGCTGGTGATGGAAAGCGTCAAGCCGACCGGCCTGGGGTATTTCGTGAAGCATCCCGACGCAAAGTAA